A DNA window from Boseongicola sp. contains the following coding sequences:
- a CDS encoding DUF1194 domain-containing protein translates to MLRNLVSALCFGLYGNGAVACDTALILTIDVSNSVDVGEWRLQKNGLVDALRDAEIVHAMIQNRAAMMVIQWSGEDRQEVSIPWRRIGNEFDAALFANEAADMERAFVLSDTAPAEAIYFSLEQFDEVPDCRRKVIDVSGDGSANAGRNTVTARNVAERAGVTINGIAIESMGVAITNYYQRSIITRDGFVLTARMHWDYPRAIRQKIIRELSRMLF, encoded by the coding sequence ATGTTGCGTAATTTGGTATCAGCACTGTGTTTTGGCCTCTATGGCAACGGCGCCGTCGCCTGCGACACAGCTCTCATTCTAACAATTGATGTTTCAAATTCTGTGGATGTAGGCGAGTGGCGTTTGCAAAAGAACGGTCTTGTTGACGCGTTACGCGACGCCGAAATCGTCCACGCCATGATCCAAAACCGTGCCGCGATGATGGTCATTCAGTGGTCGGGCGAGGACAGGCAAGAAGTTTCGATCCCATGGCGTCGAATTGGCAACGAATTTGACGCAGCACTCTTCGCCAATGAAGCAGCTGACATGGAGCGGGCCTTTGTATTGTCTGACACAGCCCCTGCCGAAGCCATTTACTTTTCACTCGAACAATTTGATGAAGTTCCAGACTGTCGTCGTAAAGTTATCGATGTTTCTGGCGACGGCAGCGCCAACGCGGGGCGCAACACGGTCACTGCTCGCAATGTCGCAGAACGTGCAGGTGTCACGATTAACGGGATTGCTATCGAGTCCATGGGTGTGGCGATCACAAACTATTACCAACGATCGATCATCACCCGCGACGGGTTCGTTCTGACCGCCCGCATGCATTGGGACTACCCGCGTGCGATACGCCAAAAGATCATCCGCGAACTCAGCCGTATGCTTTTTTGA
- a CDS encoding alpha/beta fold hydrolase, with product MTPLVLVHGFMGGSDQWGPQKNLAADLKLIRLDLPGYGRAADQNAIASIDGMARWALDHLADMGIRTFDLLGHSMGGMVVQEMVRQEPERIRKLILYATGPTGVLPDRFEPIETSIARATADGAETTARRIAATWFLDEQSVDDNAGCLDLAARSGLPAILAGLEAMRGWSGEDYLSEIAADTLVIWGDQDRTYGWPQVEQLWMTIPNSHLAVLPLCAHAIHLEKPKFFNAILMDFLSK from the coding sequence GTGACACCCTTGGTGCTTGTCCATGGCTTCATGGGTGGCAGCGATCAATGGGGACCGCAAAAGAACCTTGCCGCCGATCTAAAGTTGATCCGGCTTGACCTGCCAGGGTATGGGCGCGCGGCCGACCAGAATGCCATTGCGTCCATAGATGGTATGGCAAGATGGGCATTGGATCACTTGGCCGACATGGGAATTAGGACGTTCGACCTGTTGGGGCACTCCATGGGCGGGATGGTCGTCCAAGAGATGGTTCGCCAGGAGCCTGAGAGGATCAGAAAGTTGATTCTATACGCAACCGGGCCCACAGGCGTGTTGCCGGATCGGTTCGAACCGATTGAGACATCTATTGCGCGGGCCACAGCGGACGGTGCTGAGACCACGGCGCGCCGCATTGCCGCTACTTGGTTTCTCGACGAACAAAGTGTCGATGACAATGCGGGCTGCCTTGATCTTGCAGCGCGAAGTGGTTTGCCTGCGATACTGGCGGGACTGGAAGCAATGCGAGGATGGTCTGGAGAAGACTATTTGAGTGAAATAGCTGCCGATACGCTGGTCATTTGGGGCGATCAGGATCGGACTTATGGTTGGCCGCAAGTCGAGCAGCTCTGGATGACTATCCCAAACAGTCATTTGGCGGTGCTTCCACTCTGCGCGCATGCAATTCACCTGGAAAAACCGAAATTTTTCAATGCTATACTGATGGATTTTCTTTCTAAGTAG